The Calditrichota bacterium DNA segment TGCGCAAGGACACTGCCCGCAGTGAGGAAGACGCTCTGGAGACTATCTACCGCCAGCTGCGCGCCGGTGAGCCACCGGACCTGGAGGCGGCCCGCGGTTTGGTGGAGCGCCTCTTCTTCAACCCCAAGCGCTACGACTTGGGCAAGGTCGGCCGCTACCGTCTGAACAAGAAGCTCGGCTTGGACATCCCGCTGGATGTGACCGTCCTCACCAAAGACGACATTGTGGCCATCATCAAGTATTTGGTCGACCTGCGGGACGGCAAGCGCGAGGCTGATGACATCGACCATCTCGGCAATCGCCGGGTGCGGACGGTGGGCGAACAGCTGGCCCAGCAGATGAGTGTGGGCCTGTCGCGGATGGCGCGTACTATCAAGGAGCGCATGAACCTGCGGGAGAGCGAAAACCTCACGCCGCAGGACCTGGTCAACGCGCGCACGATCCTGTCGGTCATCAACACTTTCTTCGGCACCAGCCAGCTGTCCCAGTTCATGGACCAGACCAACCCACTGGCCGAGCTGACGCACAAGCGTCGCTTGTCGGCCCTGGGTCCAGGTGGTCTGACCAGGGAGCGCGCAGGCTTCGAGGTGCGCGACGTCCACTACACCCACTACGGGCGCCTCTGCCCCATCGAGACGCCCGAGGGGCCGAACATCGGATTGATCTCGTCACTGACCACCTACGGGCGCCTCAACGACCTGGGATTCATCGAGACGCCGTATCGCAAGGTCGTCAATGGGCGGGTGACCAACGAGATCGTCTACCTGGCCGCTGACGAAGAAGAGAACCAGATCGTGGCGCAGGCCAATGCGCCGTTAGACAAGGATGGCCGCTTTCTCCAGGAGCGCGTGAAGGCGCGTCTGCGCGGTGATTTTCCGGTGGTGCCGCCGGAGCAGGTGAGCTACATGGACGTCTCGCCCACCCAGACCGTGTCGGCGGCGGCGGCGCTCATCCCCTTCTTGGAGCATGACGACGCCAACCGCGCCCTAATGGGTTCCAACATGCAGCGCCAGGCCGTGCCTCTGCTTCGTCCGGAGCTGCCGCTTATCGGCACCGGTCTTGAGGCGAAAGTGGCGCGCGATTCGCGGGCGATCATCGTCTCCGACGTGGACGGCGTCGTGGAAGAGGTGGATGCCGACCACATCGTCATCCGCGTGGACCCGGCACACGACCCGCGGAGCGAGCGCGAGGAACTGCTGGATTTTGAGGACCGCACGCGCAGAGTGTACCGGCTGACCAAGTTCATGCGCACCAACCAGGACACCTGCATTAACCAGCGGCCTCTGGTGACGCAAGGGCAGCGCGTCACCAAGAACCAGGTGCTGGCCGACGGCTTTGCTACCGACCGCGGCGAACTGGCACTCGGTCGCAATGTGCTGGTGGCCTTCATGCCGTGGCGCGGCTACAACTTTGAGGACGCCATCATTGTGTCCGAGCGCGTTGTGCGCGAGGACATTTTCACGTCGTTGCACATTGAGGAATTCGACCTCCAGGTTCGTGACACGAAACGGGGCGAAGA contains these protein-coding regions:
- the rpoB gene encoding DNA-directed RNA polymerase subunit beta, which gives rise to RKDTARSEEDALETIYRQLRAGEPPDLEAARGLVERLFFNPKRYDLGKVGRYRLNKKLGLDIPLDVTVLTKDDIVAIIKYLVDLRDGKREADDIDHLGNRRVRTVGEQLAQQMSVGLSRMARTIKERMNLRESENLTPQDLVNARTILSVINTFFGTSQLSQFMDQTNPLAELTHKRRLSALGPGGLTRERAGFEVRDVHYTHYGRLCPIETPEGPNIGLISSLTTYGRLNDLGFIETPYRKVVNGRVTNEIVYLAADEEENQIVAQANAPLDKDGRFLQERVKARLRGDFPVVPPEQVSYMDVSPTQTVSAAAALIPFLEHDDANRALMGSNMQRQAVPLLRPELPLIGTGLEAKVARDSRAIIVSDVDGVVEEVDADHIVIRVDPAHDPRSEREELLDFEDRTRRVYRLTKFMRTNQDTCINQRPLVTQGQRVTKNQVLADGFATDRGELALGRNVLVAFMPWRGYNFEDAIIVSERVVREDIFTSLHIEEFDLQVRDTKRGEEELTREIPNVSEEATKDLDENGVVRVGAEVQAGDILVGKVTPKGETDPTPEEKLLKAIFGEKAGDVKDASLKVPPGVKGIVINTRLFTRKKKDTKSKKQEKKMLDDLTLWRQEEEQKAKRLRDQKLIRVLDGKTAQAVRDIQTDKALVKAKTVLRADGNLARLDFDRVNFRLEVTEDAEANQLALEIIRRYEQRLGAIEQEYEQNKLKLTMGDELPPGIVQLAKVYVAKKRKLSVGDKMAGRHGNKGVVSKIVPVEDMPFLPDGTPVDVVLNPLGVPSRMNLGQIMECNLGWAAAKLNQLYASPVFDGATYEEVVEELKKAGLPPDGKTILYDGRTGEPFDQPVTVGYLYLMKLSHLVEDKIHARSIGPYSLITQQPLGGKAQFGGQRFGEMEVWALEAYGAAHTLQEILTVKSDDVRGRSKVYEAIVKGDNLPEPGLPESFNVLIRELQGLGLDVELIDGRMPQWSVRPKRGSQGLRPTEGSSVIHG